In the genome of Meles meles chromosome 16, mMelMel3.1 paternal haplotype, whole genome shotgun sequence, one region contains:
- the TNNC2 gene encoding troponin C, skeletal muscle, which translates to MTDQQAEARSYLSEEMIAEFKAAFDMFDADGGGDISVKELGTVMRMLGQTPTKEELDAIIEEVDEDGSGTIDFEEFLVMMVRQMKEDAKGKSEEELAECFRIFDRNMDGYIDAEELAEIFRASGEHVTDEEIESLMKDGDKNNDGRIDFDEFLKMMEGVQ; encoded by the exons ATG ACGGACCAGCAGGCGGAGGCCCGGTCCTACCTCAGCGAGGAGATGATCGCTG AGTTCAAGGCTGCCTTCGACATGTTTGACGCTGACGGTGGCGGGGACATCAGCGTCAAGGAGTTGGGCACGGTGATGAGGATGCTGGGCCAGACACCCACCAAAGAGGAGCTGGACGCCATCATCGAGGAGGTGGACGAGGATG GCAGCGGCACCATCGACTTCGAGGAGTTCTTGGTCATGATGGTGCGCCAGATGAAAGAGGATGCGAAGGGGAAGAGCGAGGAGGAGCTGGCCGAGTGTTTCCGCATCTTTGACAG GAACATGGACGGTTACATCGATGCGGAGGAGCTGGCTGAGATTTTCAGGGCCTCTGGGGAGCACGTGACAGACGAGGAGATCGAATCCCTCATGAAAGACGGAGACAAGAACAACGACGGCCGCATTGACTTCGACG AGTTCCTGAAGATGATGGAAGGCGTGCAGTAA